The following proteins are co-located in the Xyrauchen texanus isolate HMW12.3.18 chromosome 43, RBS_HiC_50CHRs, whole genome shotgun sequence genome:
- the LOC127635913 gene encoding tripartite motif-containing protein 3-like isoform X2, whose amino-acid sequence MSVTMAKFETGRTSPVVRQIDKQFLVCSICLDHYHNPKVLPCLHTFCERCLQNYIPSQSLTLSCPVCRQTSILPEKGVAALQNNFFITNLMEVLQRDPECSRPEACSVLESVSAAAAGIPLSCPNHEGKVMEFYCESCETAMCLDCTEGEHREHVTVPLLDVLEQHKAALKNQLDAIRNRLPQLTAAIQLVNEISKQLIERKNDAVNEINVTFEELERALHQRKAALITDLENICSTKQKVLQAQLSSLLQGKEHIQSSCSFTEQAMNHGSATEVLLVQKQMSERVGALACHDFPEWPHENAHLDCQIETEGLRRSIQNLGVLLTTGAVGHTSVATGEGLRHALVGQHITITVTTKDKDSELVRNGNAVLRSEITGQDGVRATEVEVVDNKNGTYEVGYTLKSEGEFLFSLMLYGQPVKGSPFRLRVIKPSDVPHSPDDVKRRVKSPSGTGGHIRQKAVRRPNSMYSTTKKKENPIEDELIYRVGSRGREKGEFTNLQGISASTSGRVIVADSNNQCIQVFTNDGLFKARFGVRGRSPGQLQRPTGVAVDTNGDIIVADYDNRWISIFSPDGKFKNKIGAGRLMGPKGVAVDRNGHIIAVDNKACCVFIFQSNGKLVTKFGARGTADRQFAGPHFVAVNNKNEIVVTDFHNHSVKVYSADGEFLFKFGSHGEGNGQFNAPTGVAVDVNGNIIVADWGNSRIQVFDSSGSFLSYINTSADPLYGPQGLALTSDGHVVVADSGNHCFKVYRYLQ is encoded by the exons ATGTCTGTTACCATGGCAAAGTTTGAGACAGGCCGCACAAGCCCAGTGGTCCGGCAAATAGACAAGCAGTTCCTGGTGTGCAGCATCTGTCTGGACCACTACCACAACCCCAAAGTCCTGCCCTGCCTACACACCTTCTGTGAAAG GTGCTTACAGAACTACATTCCTTCTCAGTCCCTAACGCTGTCCTGCCCGGTGTGCAGACAGACCTCCATCTTGCCGGAAAAAGGTGTGGCGGCACTGCAGAACAACTTCTTCATCACAAACCTTATGGAGGTGCTGCAGAGAGATCCAGAATGTTCTCGGCCAGAGGCCTGCAGCGTGTTGGAGTCTGTCAGTGCTGCGGCCGCTGGGATACCGCTCTCCTGCCCAAATCACGAGGGCAAG GTGATGGAGTTTTACTGCGAGTCGTGTGAGACAGCCATGTGCCTGGACTGCACAGAGGGGGAACACCGGGAGCATGTGACCGTTCCACTGCTGGATGTTCTGGAACAGCACAAAGCAGCGCTGAAGAACCAGCTGGATGCCATACGTAACAG GCTGCCCCAGCTAACAGCAGCCATTCAGCTGGTGAATGAGATCTCTAAACAGCTGATAGAGAGGAAGAACGATGCCGTCAATGAGATCAATGTGACATTTGAGGAGCTGGAGAGAGCACTACATCAACGCAAAGCTGCACTTATCACAGACCTGGAGAACATATGCAGTACCAAGCAGAAG GTTTTGCAGGCGCAGTTATCCTCCCTTCTGCAGGGAAAAGAGCACATCCAGAGCAGCTGCAGTTTCACCGAGCAAGCCATGAACCATGGCAGCGCCACCGAAGTCCTGCTGGTCCAAAAACAGATGAGTGAGCGTGTTGGTGCCCTCGCCTGCCACGACTTCCCTGAATGGCCTCACGAGAATGCCCACTTGGACTGCCAGATAGAAACGGAAGGTCTACGACGCTCCATTCAGAACCTGGGCGTGCTGCTGACGACGGGTGCTGTGGGACACACGAGTGTAGCCACGGGCGAAGGGCTCAGACATGCCCTGGTCGGTCAACATATCACCATAACTGTTACCACGAAGGATAAGGACAGCGAACTTGTGCGAAATGGTAATGCGGTGCTCCGATCAGAAATAACGGGGCAGGACGGAGTGCGGGCGACGGAAGTGGAGGTTGTGGACAATAAAAATGGAACTTATGAGGTAGGGTACACACTTAAAAGTGAAGGAGAGTTCTTGTTTTCTCTGATGCTCTATGGACAGCCCGTGAAGGGCAGTCCATTCAGGCTGCGGGTAATAAAGCCGTCCGATGTGCCTCATTCTCCGGATGATGTGAAGAGGAGGGTAAAATCACCCAGTGGGACAGGAGGGCACATCAGGCAGAAAGCAGTGCGGAGACCCAACAGCATGTACAGCACCACTAAGAAGAAGGAAAATCCTATTGAAGATGAGCTGATTTACAGAGTAG GCTCTCGGGGTAGGGAGAAGGGAGAGTTCACTAATCTACAAGGCATCTCTGCCTCCACCAGCGGGAGGGTTATTGTAGCAGACAGCAACAACCAGTGTATACAG GTGTTTACAAATGATGGCCTGTTCAAAGCACGCTTTGGGGTCAGAGGTCGCTCACCGGGTCAGCTGCAGAGGCCGACAGGAGTGGCAGTTGACACAAATGGAGACATTATAGTAGCTGATTATGATAACAGATGGATCAGCATCTTCTCTCCTGATGGGAAATTCAAG AATAAGATTGGGGCTGGCCGTTTGATGGGACCTAAGGGTGTTGCTGTGGACAGAAATGGTCACATCATTGCAGTAGATAACAAAGCCTGCTGTGTTTTCATCTTTCAATCCAATGGCAAACTAGTGACCAAGTTCGGAGCCAGAGGCACTGCAGACCGACAGTTTGCAG GTCCACACTTTGTTGCTGTCAACAACAAGAATGAAATAGTGGTGACGGACTTCCATAACCACTCTGTTAAG GTCTACAGTGCAGATGGGgagtttttgtttaaatttggCTCCCATGGAGAGGGAAATGGCCAGTTTAATGCTCCCACAGGGGTAGCTGTTGATGTTAATGGCAACATCATCGTAGCAGACTGGGGCAACAGCAGAATACAG gtgTTTGACAGCTCAGGCTCATTTCTCTCCTACATCAACACAAGTGCTGATCCCCTGTATGGCCCGCAGGGTCTTGCATTAACCTCTGATGGGCATGTTGTGGTGGCTGACTCTGGTAACCATTGCTTCAAAGTCTATCGGTACCTGCAGTAA
- the LOC127635913 gene encoding tripartite motif-containing protein 3-like isoform X1, translated as MSVTMAKFETGRTSPVVRQIDKQFLVCSICLDHYHNPKVLPCLHTFCERCLQNYIPSQSLTLSCPVCRQTSILPEKGVAALQNNFFITNLMEVLQRDPECSRPEACSVLESVSAAAAGIPLSCPNHEGKVMEFYCESCETAMCLDCTEGEHREHVTVPLLDVLEQHKAALKNQLDAIRNRLPQLTAAIQLVNEISKQLIERKNDAVNEINVTFEELERALHQRKAALITDLENICSTKQKVLQAQLSSLLQGKEHIQSSCSFTEQAMNHGSATEVLLVQKQMSERVGALACHDFPEWPHENAHLDCQIETEGLRRSIQNLGVLLTTGAVGHTSVATGEGLRHALVGQHITITVTTKDKDSELVRNGNAVLRSEITGQDGVRATEVEVVDNKNGTYEVGYTLKSEGEFLFSLMLYGQPVKGSPFRLRVIKPSDVPHSPDDVKRRVKSPSGTGGHIRQKAVRRPNSMYSTTKKKENPIEDELIYRVGSRGREKGEFTNLQGISASTSGRVIVADSNNQCIQVFTNDGLFKARFGVRGRSPGQLQRPTGVAVDTNGDIIVADYDNRWISIFSPDGKFKNKIGAGRLMGPKGVAVDRNGHIIAVDNKACCVFIFQSNGKLVTKFGARGTADRQFAEKSGAKFALEQKFSKSGRVFSPHFVAVNNKNEIVVTDFHNHSVKVYSADGEFLFKFGSHGEGNGQFNAPTGVAVDVNGNIIVADWGNSRIQVFDSSGSFLSYINTSADPLYGPQGLALTSDGHVVVADSGNHCFKVYRYLQ; from the exons ATGTCTGTTACCATGGCAAAGTTTGAGACAGGCCGCACAAGCCCAGTGGTCCGGCAAATAGACAAGCAGTTCCTGGTGTGCAGCATCTGTCTGGACCACTACCACAACCCCAAAGTCCTGCCCTGCCTACACACCTTCTGTGAAAG GTGCTTACAGAACTACATTCCTTCTCAGTCCCTAACGCTGTCCTGCCCGGTGTGCAGACAGACCTCCATCTTGCCGGAAAAAGGTGTGGCGGCACTGCAGAACAACTTCTTCATCACAAACCTTATGGAGGTGCTGCAGAGAGATCCAGAATGTTCTCGGCCAGAGGCCTGCAGCGTGTTGGAGTCTGTCAGTGCTGCGGCCGCTGGGATACCGCTCTCCTGCCCAAATCACGAGGGCAAG GTGATGGAGTTTTACTGCGAGTCGTGTGAGACAGCCATGTGCCTGGACTGCACAGAGGGGGAACACCGGGAGCATGTGACCGTTCCACTGCTGGATGTTCTGGAACAGCACAAAGCAGCGCTGAAGAACCAGCTGGATGCCATACGTAACAG GCTGCCCCAGCTAACAGCAGCCATTCAGCTGGTGAATGAGATCTCTAAACAGCTGATAGAGAGGAAGAACGATGCCGTCAATGAGATCAATGTGACATTTGAGGAGCTGGAGAGAGCACTACATCAACGCAAAGCTGCACTTATCACAGACCTGGAGAACATATGCAGTACCAAGCAGAAG GTTTTGCAGGCGCAGTTATCCTCCCTTCTGCAGGGAAAAGAGCACATCCAGAGCAGCTGCAGTTTCACCGAGCAAGCCATGAACCATGGCAGCGCCACCGAAGTCCTGCTGGTCCAAAAACAGATGAGTGAGCGTGTTGGTGCCCTCGCCTGCCACGACTTCCCTGAATGGCCTCACGAGAATGCCCACTTGGACTGCCAGATAGAAACGGAAGGTCTACGACGCTCCATTCAGAACCTGGGCGTGCTGCTGACGACGGGTGCTGTGGGACACACGAGTGTAGCCACGGGCGAAGGGCTCAGACATGCCCTGGTCGGTCAACATATCACCATAACTGTTACCACGAAGGATAAGGACAGCGAACTTGTGCGAAATGGTAATGCGGTGCTCCGATCAGAAATAACGGGGCAGGACGGAGTGCGGGCGACGGAAGTGGAGGTTGTGGACAATAAAAATGGAACTTATGAGGTAGGGTACACACTTAAAAGTGAAGGAGAGTTCTTGTTTTCTCTGATGCTCTATGGACAGCCCGTGAAGGGCAGTCCATTCAGGCTGCGGGTAATAAAGCCGTCCGATGTGCCTCATTCTCCGGATGATGTGAAGAGGAGGGTAAAATCACCCAGTGGGACAGGAGGGCACATCAGGCAGAAAGCAGTGCGGAGACCCAACAGCATGTACAGCACCACTAAGAAGAAGGAAAATCCTATTGAAGATGAGCTGATTTACAGAGTAG GCTCTCGGGGTAGGGAGAAGGGAGAGTTCACTAATCTACAAGGCATCTCTGCCTCCACCAGCGGGAGGGTTATTGTAGCAGACAGCAACAACCAGTGTATACAG GTGTTTACAAATGATGGCCTGTTCAAAGCACGCTTTGGGGTCAGAGGTCGCTCACCGGGTCAGCTGCAGAGGCCGACAGGAGTGGCAGTTGACACAAATGGAGACATTATAGTAGCTGATTATGATAACAGATGGATCAGCATCTTCTCTCCTGATGGGAAATTCAAG AATAAGATTGGGGCTGGCCGTTTGATGGGACCTAAGGGTGTTGCTGTGGACAGAAATGGTCACATCATTGCAGTAGATAACAAAGCCTGCTGTGTTTTCATCTTTCAATCCAATGGCAAACTAGTGACCAAGTTCGGAGCCAGAGGCACTGCAGACCGACAGTTTGCAG AAAAAAGTGGTGCAAAGTTTGCACTGGAGCAAAAGTTTAGTAAATCTGGTCGTGTTTTCA GTCCACACTTTGTTGCTGTCAACAACAAGAATGAAATAGTGGTGACGGACTTCCATAACCACTCTGTTAAG GTCTACAGTGCAGATGGGgagtttttgtttaaatttggCTCCCATGGAGAGGGAAATGGCCAGTTTAATGCTCCCACAGGGGTAGCTGTTGATGTTAATGGCAACATCATCGTAGCAGACTGGGGCAACAGCAGAATACAG gtgTTTGACAGCTCAGGCTCATTTCTCTCCTACATCAACACAAGTGCTGATCCCCTGTATGGCCCGCAGGGTCTTGCATTAACCTCTGATGGGCATGTTGTGGTGGCTGACTCTGGTAACCATTGCTTCAAAGTCTATCGGTACCTGCAGTAA